Proteins encoded within one genomic window of Pararhizobium capsulatum DSM 1112:
- a CDS encoding SufE family protein translates to MRRMDQKNTTGLTPLAEIIDNCAFLDDWQDRMSYVMELGRKLPEMPESDRTADNKVQGCASQVWLVTRADEASEDPLMTFEGESDAHIVRGLVAIVLSIFSGKRASDIAGIDALDLFGRMGLIEYLTAQRANGLRSMVKRIKDEAALRVARD, encoded by the coding sequence ATGAGGCGCATGGATCAGAAGAACACCACCGGCCTCACGCCCCTCGCCGAGATCATCGATAACTGCGCCTTTCTGGACGATTGGCAGGATCGGATGAGCTATGTCATGGAGCTTGGCCGCAAGCTGCCGGAAATGCCCGAAAGCGACCGCACGGCCGATAACAAGGTCCAGGGCTGCGCCAGTCAGGTATGGCTCGTGACCCGCGCCGACGAAGCTTCAGAAGATCCGCTCATGACCTTCGAGGGCGAATCGGATGCCCATATCGTGCGCGGCCTTGTCGCCATCGTGCTCTCGATCTTTTCAGGAAAACGCGCCTCCGACATCGCCGGCATAGACGCGCTCGACCTGTTCGGCCGCATGGGCCTGATCGAATACCTGACGGCGCAGCGCGCCAACGGCCTGAGATCGATGGTCAAGCGCATCAAGGACGAAGCTGCCCTCCGGGTGGCACGGGACTGA
- the mnhG gene encoding monovalent cation/H(+) antiporter subunit G has protein sequence MQPGFDTAVLDMALAILLSLLVVVGGLFALLASLGVLRFPDLYTRMHAASKAGTVGSSLLLIAAGIHAGDLATLLRALAGVVFLLMTAPVAAHLLAKAAHQSGHRLDRSSVMDALSRDAEKSHRS, from the coding sequence ATGCAGCCCGGTTTCGATACGGCGGTTCTCGACATGGCGCTCGCCATCCTGCTCTCGCTGCTTGTGGTTGTCGGCGGCCTGTTCGCGCTGCTGGCGTCGCTCGGCGTCCTGCGTTTTCCCGATCTCTATACCCGCATGCATGCCGCATCAAAGGCGGGCACGGTTGGATCGAGCCTGCTGCTGATTGCCGCCGGCATTCACGCAGGCGATCTTGCCACGTTGCTCAGGGCGTTGGCGGGCGTCGTCTTCCTGTTGATGACCGCGCCAGTTGCCGCCCATCTGCTGGCCAAGGCCGCGCACCAGTCCGGCCATCGGCTCGATCGTTCGTCCGTCATGGACGCGCTGTCGCGTGACGCGGAAAAATCCCATCGGTCCTGA
- a CDS encoding Na+/H+ antiporter subunit D, producing MASPASPIDLSLAVVTEAPDAADWLVVLPVALCIGTGALLTMLRSRPALQGIIALATLGILVLVNAGLIAHVSASGPVTMMMGRWLPPFGIAFTVDMMGALFSLTASVVAFACALYSLGDINEKGRRHGFYPFLLLLMAGVSGAFLAGDIFNLYVWFEVLLISSFGLLVIGSEHRQIDGAVKYGFLNLVATTLFLIATGYLYGIFGTLNMADIVRKVPTLPDSAPLMTLVALYLFAFGMKAAAFPVNFWLPASYHTPRIVVSALFAGLLTKVGVYALLRTGVMLFPAERESLSTVIAVVAAFTMLTGALGALAQADMRRLLGYLVISGIGAMLVGLSLSGADGVAGTIVYGVHSMLVMSALYLAIGLSGRHAGSFAIAEAGGLWQRHLPLSALTLILFFSVSGLPPFSGFWPKLMLVKAALAQGAGWLAAALLVSGFLTTIATGRFFLIAYWRPTGERAVGTGETVSPAALLPVAALTLASILVGLYPEPLIAAAKTAAEGLTAPSTYIQSVFGAEVKP from the coding sequence ATGGCTTCACCTGCATCCCCAATCGACCTCTCTCTGGCTGTTGTGACGGAAGCCCCCGACGCGGCCGACTGGCTCGTCGTTCTGCCGGTGGCGCTCTGCATCGGGACCGGCGCTCTCTTGACGATGCTTCGCAGCCGGCCCGCCTTGCAAGGTATAATCGCGCTTGCAACGCTCGGCATTCTCGTTCTCGTCAACGCCGGTCTGATCGCCCATGTCTCGGCATCCGGACCGGTAACGATGATGATGGGCCGCTGGCTGCCGCCGTTCGGCATCGCCTTCACCGTCGATATGATGGGTGCGCTGTTCTCGCTGACCGCCTCTGTCGTTGCCTTTGCCTGCGCGCTTTATTCGCTCGGTGATATCAACGAGAAGGGACGCCGCCACGGGTTCTATCCGTTCCTGCTGCTGCTGATGGCCGGCGTTTCCGGCGCTTTCCTCGCGGGCGATATCTTCAACCTCTATGTCTGGTTCGAGGTGCTGCTGATCTCGTCCTTCGGCCTGCTGGTCATCGGTTCCGAGCACCGCCAGATCGACGGCGCGGTGAAATACGGCTTCCTCAACCTCGTCGCCACCACCTTGTTCCTGATCGCCACCGGCTATCTCTACGGCATCTTCGGCACGCTCAACATGGCTGATATCGTCCGCAAGGTGCCCACCTTGCCGGACAGCGCGCCGCTGATGACGCTTGTTGCGCTCTATCTCTTCGCCTTCGGGATGAAGGCAGCGGCCTTTCCGGTGAATTTCTGGCTGCCGGCCTCCTATCACACGCCGCGCATCGTCGTTTCGGCGCTGTTTGCAGGCTTGCTCACCAAGGTCGGGGTCTATGCGCTGCTGCGCACCGGCGTCATGCTGTTTCCGGCGGAGCGCGAGAGCTTGTCCACGGTGATTGCCGTCGTTGCCGCCTTCACCATGCTGACCGGCGCACTGGGCGCGCTGGCGCAGGCCGATATGCGCAGGCTGCTCGGTTATCTCGTCATCTCCGGCATCGGCGCCATGCTGGTCGGGCTCTCGCTGTCGGGAGCCGACGGCGTGGCCGGAACGATCGTCTACGGCGTGCATTCCATGCTTGTCATGAGTGCGCTCTATCTGGCGATCGGTCTTTCCGGGCGGCATGCCGGCAGCTTTGCAATCGCCGAGGCAGGCGGCCTCTGGCAGCGTCACCTGCCGCTCTCGGCGCTGACGCTCATCCTGTTCTTCTCCGTCTCCGGCCTGCCGCCATTCTCGGGTTTCTGGCCGAAGCTGATGCTGGTCAAGGCGGCGCTCGCCCAAGGTGCCGGCTGGCTTGCCGCCGCGCTGCTCGTCAGCGGCTTCCTCACTACCATTGCCACCGGCCGCTTCTTCCTCATCGCCTATTGGCGCCCGACGGGCGAGAGAGCAGTCGGAACAGGGGAAACGGTGTCTCCAGCGGCATTGCTTCCCGTCGCAGCTCTTACGCTCGCCAGCATCCTGGTCGGTCTCTACCCCGAGCCGCTGATTGCGGCGGCGAAGACGGCAGCCGAGGGGTTGACTGCGCCATCAACCTATATCCAGTCCGTCTTCGGCGCGGAGGTGAAGCCATGA
- a CDS encoding helix-turn-helix domain-containing protein — protein sequence MRLFSLESPQPPIPNWVDQGPSASQRPFLTRHALELKSHALPDAALSPVDAGSLSPVPVSVHMRCRIVRQLTAEMVMLVSERVQLRRDRRRASCHIRQIAMYICHVVLQLSLTDIGIAFGRDRTTVGHACNVVEDRRDDKAYDEFLAAIERVVVSVFGAVGGCDNA from the coding sequence ATGCGCCTTTTCTCTCTGGAATCCCCGCAGCCTCCGATACCCAATTGGGTCGACCAAGGGCCATCTGCGTCGCAACGGCCTTTTCTGACGCGCCACGCTCTGGAGCTCAAGTCGCACGCTTTGCCGGACGCAGCACTATCGCCCGTGGATGCCGGTTCACTTTCGCCCGTGCCGGTGAGCGTGCACATGCGCTGCCGTATCGTGCGGCAGTTAACGGCGGAGATGGTGATGCTGGTGTCCGAACGGGTGCAATTGCGCCGGGATCGTCGCCGTGCCTCCTGCCATATTCGCCAGATCGCCATGTATATCTGCCACGTCGTGCTGCAGCTTTCGCTGACCGATATCGGCATCGCCTTCGGGCGTGACCGCACGACTGTGGGCCACGCCTGCAATGTTGTCGAGGACCGCCGGGACGACAAGGCCTATGACGAATTCCTCGCGGCTATCGAGCGAGTGGTTGTCTCCGTCTTCGGTGCTGTGGGGGGCTGCGACAATGCGTGA
- a CDS encoding Na+/H+ antiporter subunit C yields MEPVLAILTGLFFAFAVYLLLSKFIIRMLIGVAILGNAVNLLIFTNGRLLREVPPVLQPGLDVPASTVANPLPQALILTAIVISFSFFAFLLVLSWRAYKGLGTDNTDRMRITEPQEPVLPPEGY; encoded by the coding sequence ATGGAACCTGTTCTCGCCATCCTGACCGGCCTGTTCTTCGCTTTTGCGGTCTATCTCCTGCTGTCGAAGTTCATCATCCGCATGCTGATCGGCGTCGCGATCCTCGGCAATGCCGTCAACCTCCTGATCTTCACCAATGGCCGGCTTCTGCGCGAGGTGCCGCCGGTGCTCCAGCCCGGGCTCGACGTGCCGGCGAGCACTGTCGCCAACCCGCTGCCGCAGGCGCTGATCCTGACGGCGATCGTCATTTCATTTTCCTTCTTTGCCTTCCTGCTGGTGCTGTCATGGCGCGCCTACAAGGGGCTCGGCACCGACAACACGGACCGCATGCGCATCACTGAACCGCAAGAACCCGTCTTGCCGCCGGAAGGGTATTGA
- a CDS encoding IS701 family transposase gives MTDHNENCVGSSDPVPHILHQWLSSFRPWFTAPSWEHLLVLVMGAILSPGKRTVSSCLRITGRAEAGNFSLYHQLLNRARWNPRTLASRLLSVVVARLVPAGPVIIGMDDTIERRWGPKIAARGIYRDPVRSSHGHFVKASGLRWLSFMVLAPVPWAKCIKALPVLTLLCPSERYDKKRGRKHKLLTDWARQGVLQLCRWLPGRDIIFVGDSSFAVHTLAAALPHKAILITRLRLDASLFAPPDQRHEHTLGRPAQKGMPQPKLKTILHHPKTVWQRITASSWYGRETNKSLDITSSTGLWYRRGTPPKLIRWVLVRDPSGRREPQAFMSTNTDLEPAQIIAYFVRRWQIEVTFAADADRALFRRPGNRRQKTRQFPLFALPRLTHCRSPPQHRRRRQPLAR, from the coding sequence ATGACCGATCATAATGAGAACTGCGTCGGGTCGAGTGATCCTGTTCCGCACATCCTTCACCAGTGGCTGTCGTCGTTTCGTCCCTGGTTCACGGCACCCAGCTGGGAGCATCTGCTGGTCCTGGTGATGGGCGCGATCCTGTCTCCAGGCAAACGAACAGTATCGTCGTGTTTGCGGATCACCGGCCGCGCCGAGGCCGGCAATTTTTCCCTCTACCATCAGCTGCTTAATCGCGCGCGTTGGAACCCGCGCACACTGGCTTCGCGGCTGCTATCGGTTGTTGTCGCCCGCCTCGTACCTGCTGGCCCTGTCATTATCGGCATGGACGACACCATCGAACGCCGATGGGGACCAAAGATTGCCGCCCGCGGCATCTATCGCGATCCGGTGCGCTCCAGTCACGGTCACTTCGTCAAAGCCAGCGGCTTGCGCTGGCTGAGCTTCATGGTTCTTGCCCCAGTCCCATGGGCCAAATGCATCAAGGCCCTGCCAGTCTTGACGCTGTTATGCCCCTCGGAGCGCTACGATAAGAAAAGGGGACGAAAGCATAAACTGCTGACGGATTGGGCAAGGCAGGGCGTGCTGCAGCTCTGCCGATGGCTACCTGGTCGCGACATCATCTTTGTCGGAGACAGCAGTTTTGCGGTTCACACCCTGGCTGCGGCTCTTCCCCACAAAGCCATCCTCATCACACGCTTGCGCCTGGATGCAAGTCTGTTTGCTCCACCAGACCAACGGCACGAACACACGCTTGGGAGGCCTGCACAAAAGGGCATGCCACAGCCCAAACTGAAGACGATCCTGCACCATCCCAAAACCGTGTGGCAGCGCATTACCGCCTCAAGCTGGTACGGACGAGAAACGAACAAGAGCCTCGATATTACCTCTTCCACCGGGTTATGGTACCGGCGAGGAACGCCGCCAAAGCTAATTCGCTGGGTGTTGGTCCGAGACCCCTCAGGCCGCCGCGAACCGCAGGCGTTCATGAGCACCAATACCGATCTCGAACCAGCTCAGATCATTGCCTACTTCGTTCGGCGCTGGCAAATCGAGGTAACGTTCGCGGCCGATGCCGACCGCGCCCTGTTTCGCCGCCCTGGCAACCGCCGACAGAAGACGCGGCAATTCCCGCTGTTCGCCCTGCCCCGCCTCACGCATTGTCGCAGCCCCCCACAGCACCGAAGACGGAGACAACCACTCGCTCGATAG
- a CDS encoding MucR family transcriptional regulator, with product MTDNQTGVAHDLLVELTAEIVAAYVSNHVVPVAELPTLIGDVHAALNNTGTPAPVVVAVEKPKPAVSVRKSVQDDQITCLECGGNFKSLKRHLMTHHSLSPEDYREKWELPVDYPMVAPAYAEARSRLAKEMGLGQRRKRGAK from the coding sequence ATGACGGATAACCAGACTGGCGTAGCGCATGATCTGCTCGTCGAACTCACGGCGGAAATCGTTGCGGCTTATGTCAGCAATCACGTCGTTCCCGTTGCCGAACTGCCGACCCTGATCGGTGATGTGCATGCAGCCTTGAACAATACCGGCACCCCGGCCCCCGTTGTCGTTGCTGTCGAAAAGCCGAAGCCGGCCGTTTCCGTCCGCAAGTCCGTTCAGGACGACCAGATCACATGTCTTGAATGCGGCGGCAACTTCAAGTCGTTGAAGCGCCACCTGATGACCCATCACAGCCTGTCGCCGGAAGATTACCGCGAAAAGTGGGAACTGCCGGTCGATTACCCGATGGTTGCTCCGGCCTATGCCGAAGCCCGTTCGCGCCTTGCCAAGGAAATGGGCCTCGGCCAACGCCGCAAGCGCGGCGCCAAGTAA
- a CDS encoding cation:proton antiporter codes for MTPDAILDAATFVALLFLSASLLITTVRIIRGPTLPDRIVGLDMLVGIAIGMIAAIAIRTDVNLYVDIAIALGLVGFLATVAFARFVLAQGISPEEEPVKPHASAKSLVASRKGAGHQQRTNKRKGRR; via the coding sequence ATGACACCGGATGCGATCCTTGATGCCGCAACCTTCGTGGCACTCCTCTTTCTTTCCGCCAGTCTGCTGATCACCACGGTGCGTATCATCCGTGGGCCCACATTGCCGGACCGGATCGTCGGTCTCGACATGCTGGTTGGCATCGCCATCGGCATGATCGCCGCCATCGCCATCCGCACGGATGTCAATCTCTATGTCGATATCGCCATCGCGCTTGGCCTTGTCGGCTTCCTGGCGACGGTGGCCTTCGCCCGTTTCGTGCTGGCGCAGGGGATTTCACCGGAGGAGGAGCCGGTGAAGCCGCATGCCAGCGCCAAGAGCCTTGTTGCCTCGCGCAAGGGGGCAGGGCACCAGCAACGCACGAACAAGCGCAAGGGGAGGCGCTGA
- a CDS encoding Na+/H+ antiporter subunit B, with the protein MNSVILRTVAPVLVSLMVLFSIFVLLRGHNAPGGGFIGGLIAVAALSIYGITFGVGAVRKALHVHPMVIAAAGLLIATLSGLVSALFGAPFMTGLWVTPVILGTEIPLATVMSFDVGVYLVVVGAIGAVALSLEEENEEDEA; encoded by the coding sequence ATGAACTCGGTCATCCTGCGCACCGTCGCGCCTGTGCTGGTGAGCCTCATGGTGCTGTTTTCCATCTTCGTTCTGTTGCGGGGGCATAATGCGCCGGGCGGCGGCTTCATCGGCGGGCTGATCGCGGTTGCGGCCCTTTCGATCTATGGCATCACCTTCGGCGTCGGAGCGGTGCGCAAGGCACTTCATGTCCACCCGATGGTGATTGCCGCAGCGGGATTGCTCATCGCCACGCTTTCGGGCCTCGTCTCCGCACTCTTCGGGGCTCCCTTCATGACTGGCCTCTGGGTGACCCCCGTCATTCTCGGCACGGAAATTCCCCTTGCCACCGTCATGAGCTTCGATGTCGGCGTCTATCTGGTGGTCGTCGGCGCGATCGGCGCTGTGGCGCTGTCGCTGGAAGAAGAAAATGAGGAGGACGAGGCATGA
- a CDS encoding DUF5330 domain-containing protein: MWFLIKGTFWFSLVLVLLPFLDTTSTKTLENGPKVNVGDTVSAATEAFTYISAICVQKPDVCEKGAETFVALGHRAREGARIAYQFLDTQFAEPGDAVMTGTITDPVAKVITENPIEAAPAKYVTIDPAADAATTEAEAADAPFMRIPVPEKRIEPRAQPAG; encoded by the coding sequence ATGTGGTTTCTGATCAAGGGAACGTTCTGGTTCTCGCTGGTGCTGGTGCTTCTACCGTTTCTCGATACGACGAGCACGAAGACGCTTGAAAACGGACCGAAGGTCAATGTCGGCGATACCGTCTCGGCAGCGACCGAGGCTTTCACCTACATTTCGGCAATCTGTGTGCAGAAGCCGGATGTCTGCGAGAAAGGTGCCGAAACCTTCGTGGCCCTTGGCCACCGAGCCCGCGAAGGCGCCCGCATCGCCTATCAGTTCCTCGATACCCAATTTGCGGAGCCGGGCGATGCCGTGATGACCGGCACGATCACCGATCCGGTGGCCAAGGTCATCACCGAAAACCCGATTGAAGCCGCCCCTGCGAAATACGTCACCATTGATCCCGCCGCGGATGCCGCGACTACGGAAGCCGAAGCAGCGGACGCGCCTTTCATGCGCATCCCGGTCCCCGAAAAGCGCATCGAGCCCAGGGCACAGCCTGCTGGCTAA
- a CDS encoding putative monovalent cation/H+ antiporter subunit A: MHAERLTLFVLLSPFLAAVAAPFAARILGHRAAWLLALVPAGIFVHFFRFSAAIADGSAVTGGYDWIPSLSIRFSWLIDGLSLSFALLISGIGTLIVLYAGGYLKGHPQQGRFFSYIFLFMGSMLGVVVSDGLFTLFVFWELTSITSFLLIGFDHQRTAARRAAFQALVVTGGGGLSLLAGLLLLWNISGVSDLSGLLAAGDTIRASALYPVALILVLGGAFTKSAQFPFHFWLPNAMEAPTPVSAYLHSATMVKAGVYLLMRLSPVMGGTVMWETILPVFGGVTLLFGALLAIRHVDLKMMLAYTTMASLGLLVMLTGFGTERAIDAAVLYLVAHALFKGALFMVSGIIDHETGTRDLTKLGGLRRAMPLTFLIAMTAALSMGGFTPFLGFIAKEEIYAALTGGDVALLAACIVAIAGNALMFAAGFAVALTPFIGAPAETPKHPHEAPVLLWLGPAVMALGGLLAAVFATPFHAVISSPMASVVAGEAHVIDLLPFPHWSLPLLLSIVTGLLGIGVYLGLSRGREAVAALLGVIGWGPDRAFDQAISGLVRLAVSVTRRLQPGRLDTYMTVTFVLLAFVLLAPPVFYGEFARAPVFPSDIPLHELTILLLAAIGLPAVVLAKNRLTAIVSLGIQGFSVAMIFLFYGAPDLAFTQFMIETLSVVILTLVMTRLRLSPSDKRPLAQVLPDAAIALACGLGITLFLMKVTETPFDSSLSDFFERFSKPLAHGGNIVNVIIVDFRGTDTLGEIAVVMIAALSILSLVRLRAGALRQPGDPAELASVEGGRR, translated from the coding sequence TCGCAGCACCTTTTGCCGCGCGGATTCTTGGGCATCGGGCGGCATGGCTGCTGGCATTGGTGCCGGCAGGTATTTTCGTCCACTTCTTCCGTTTTTCAGCGGCTATTGCTGACGGCAGCGCCGTCACCGGCGGCTATGACTGGATCCCGTCACTTTCCATTCGTTTTTCCTGGTTGATCGACGGGCTGTCGCTGAGCTTCGCCTTGCTGATCTCCGGCATCGGCACGCTGATCGTTCTTTATGCCGGCGGCTACCTGAAAGGCCATCCGCAACAGGGCCGCTTCTTCTCCTACATCTTCCTATTCATGGGCTCGATGCTGGGCGTCGTCGTTTCCGATGGGCTGTTCACGCTGTTCGTCTTCTGGGAGTTGACCTCGATCACCTCCTTCCTGCTCATCGGCTTCGACCATCAGCGCACGGCCGCGCGCCGCGCTGCCTTCCAGGCGCTGGTTGTCACCGGCGGCGGGGGATTGAGCCTGCTGGCCGGTCTTCTGCTTCTCTGGAACATCAGCGGCGTGTCCGATCTGTCCGGGCTTCTCGCCGCGGGCGACACGATCCGGGCGAGTGCGCTTTATCCGGTCGCGCTGATCCTTGTTCTCGGCGGTGCGTTTACGAAATCGGCGCAGTTTCCGTTCCATTTCTGGCTTCCCAACGCCATGGAGGCGCCGACGCCGGTGTCGGCCTACCTGCACTCTGCGACGATGGTGAAGGCCGGTGTCTATCTCCTGATGCGGCTTTCGCCGGTCATGGGCGGCACTGTCATGTGGGAGACGATCCTGCCGGTCTTCGGCGGCGTCACGCTGCTGTTCGGCGCGCTGCTTGCCATCCGCCATGTCGATCTGAAGATGATGCTCGCCTATACGACCATGGCCTCGCTCGGACTTCTCGTCATGCTGACGGGCTTTGGAACCGAGCGGGCGATCGATGCGGCGGTGCTCTATCTCGTCGCCCACGCGCTGTTCAAGGGCGCTCTCTTCATGGTGAGCGGCATCATCGACCATGAGACCGGCACGCGCGATCTGACCAAGCTCGGCGGCCTGCGCCGCGCCATGCCGCTGACGTTCCTGATCGCCATGACCGCCGCGCTGTCCATGGGCGGATTTACACCTTTCCTGGGCTTCATCGCGAAGGAAGAGATCTACGCGGCGTTGACGGGTGGCGATGTCGCTTTGCTTGCGGCGTGCATCGTCGCGATTGCCGGCAATGCCCTGATGTTCGCCGCCGGCTTCGCCGTTGCTCTGACGCCTTTCATTGGAGCGCCGGCCGAGACGCCGAAGCATCCACATGAAGCGCCTGTTCTGCTGTGGCTCGGGCCTGCTGTCATGGCGCTTGGCGGCCTGCTGGCGGCAGTTTTCGCAACGCCGTTCCATGCGGTGATCTCATCGCCAATGGCCTCCGTCGTTGCGGGCGAGGCGCATGTGATCGACCTGCTGCCGTTTCCCCATTGGAGCCTGCCGCTCCTTCTCTCCATCGTAACGGGCTTGCTGGGCATCGGCGTCTATCTCGGGCTTTCCCGAGGACGCGAGGCGGTGGCTGCTCTGTTGGGCGTCATTGGCTGGGGGCCTGATCGGGCTTTCGATCAGGCGATATCCGGCCTTGTGCGGCTTGCCGTTTCGGTCACCCGCCGCTTGCAGCCGGGCCGGCTCGATACCTACATGACCGTGACCTTCGTTCTGCTGGCGTTCGTGCTTCTCGCTCCCCCGGTTTTCTACGGCGAATTTGCCCGCGCGCCGGTCTTCCCGTCCGATATCCCGCTGCACGAGCTTACCATCCTGCTGCTGGCAGCGATCGGCCTGCCGGCGGTGGTGCTGGCGAAGAACCGGCTGACGGCGATCGTTTCGCTCGGCATCCAGGGTTTCTCCGTGGCGATGATCTTCCTGTTTTACGGGGCACCAGATCTCGCCTTCACCCAGTTCATGATTGAGACGCTCTCGGTCGTCATCCTGACGCTGGTGATGACGCGGCTGAGGCTCTCGCCCTCCGACAAGCGCCCGCTCGCCCAGGTGCTGCCCGATGCGGCGATCGCCCTTGCCTGCGGCCTCGGCATCACGCTGTTCCTGATGAAGGTAACGGAAACGCCGTTCGATTCGTCGCTGTCTGATTTCTTCGAGCGCTTCTCCAAGCCGCTCGCCCATGGCGGCAATATCGTCAACGTCATCATCGTCGATTTCCGCGGCACCGACACGCTGGGCGAAATTGCTGTCGTGATGATCGCTGCCCTTTCCATCCTGTCGCTGGTCCGCCTTCGGGCCGGTGCGCTGCGCCAGCCGGGTGATCCGGCCGAACTGGCGTCTGTCGAAGGAGGCCGCCGATGA
- a CDS encoding Na+/H+ antiporter subunit E, with the protein MRRVGLVLFLTVAWMAITGSMTVANVLLGLVVAVLSLWIARAHVSEAKLKVRPLAALLLAALFIKELAMSAYRVAVQVLTPRLVLKPGIFAFPLTVTRDFEITLLANLITLTPGTLSVDVSRDRRLLYVHALDCSDPVALKRDIAGGFERRIREAFPL; encoded by the coding sequence ATGAGGCGTGTCGGTCTCGTCCTCTTCCTGACGGTCGCCTGGATGGCCATCACCGGCAGCATGACGGTTGCGAACGTGCTGCTCGGCCTCGTGGTCGCGGTGCTTTCGCTCTGGATTGCCCGCGCCCATGTCAGCGAGGCCAAGCTGAAGGTGAGGCCTCTAGCGGCCCTGCTTCTGGCGGCGCTGTTCATCAAGGAACTGGCGATGTCGGCCTACCGAGTCGCCGTGCAGGTGCTGACGCCGCGGCTGGTTTTGAAGCCCGGCATCTTCGCCTTTCCGCTGACGGTGACCAGGGATTTCGAGATTACGCTGCTTGCCAACCTGATCACGCTGACGCCGGGAACGCTGTCCGTCGATGTCTCACGGGACCGGCGGCTTCTCTATGTCCATGCGCTCGATTGCTCCGACCCTGTCGCCCTGAAGCGCGATATTGCAGGCGGTTTCGAGCGCCGTATCCGGGAGGCCTTTCCGCTATGA